Proteins encoded in a region of the Dryobates pubescens isolate bDryPub1 chromosome 14, bDryPub1.pri, whole genome shotgun sequence genome:
- the POLR2K gene encoding DNA-directed RNA polymerases I, II, and III subunit RPABC4, whose translation MDSQKDVQPPKQQPMIYICGECHTENEIKARDPIRCRECGYRIMYKKRTKRLVVFDAR comes from the exons ATGGATTCTCAGAAGGACGTTCAGcctccaaagcagcagccaatGATTTACATTTGTGGAG AATGTcacacagaaaatgaaataaaggcAAGAGATCCTATCAGATGCAGAGAATGTGGCTACAGAATAATGTAcaagaaaaggacaaaaagat TGGTGGTTTTTGATGCCCGATGA
- the FBXO43 gene encoding F-box only protein 43, protein MSDSHSVMCDILKRNRLTSLSSHLSYSSFKDTCCTSVFLDSKCNKSVKDPDEEHKEALNVTSLSPLQEHSKHIDPSALFSVSSSIENELNSISLSERRGANRSENFFETPKVSRKSCSLRRRLLLSKTLPAGTTAGCCEEQASSSGSSKKKLFSSVLSPEEQLSQTASDSPKNGSYRPLTTSTSKPQDFHPDCPKRRLSFLQQRTSTLDESKCAEPLLLEPECLSPIQCKDAAVSTANEFNESVLMGGSDGLPGIPAYCVLPEAHEGKLLTHINNLVENFNPELCDTNSSPVKTASYPDLSTPEDSGYNSLPLDKSGDLSDHEGSFQECFQNHKGGSTTVDSKRKTRKLERVRRLSTLREQGSQSETEDNQGCPPSSGSTVTEGRNFVTEDRALVSEQPSEDLLVSYGDLSRTPALKMVQEICLQRQRSDQNQISENIDTTEIFALECVLAGLIGKKMGLEKLDILTELKYRNLKHVLAIVLDALTVESLCSIWKVSKNWREIIVQDKSANERRKLYVKHLREAAGESFLKAEDAATRLHVLNRSALRPVQAQARTPLAQMPPSHIEVTPRRCSSVPHSTSRREAYLKVAKTLFTDEALKPCPRCQYPAKYQLVKKRGQCSRDVCAFEFCILCLQAFHGSKECSSLSAKQKNKKDAPPGSAQSKRNLKRL, encoded by the exons ATGTCAGACAGTCATTCAGTAATGTGTGATATTCTTAAAAGAAATAGACTAACATCTCTCAGCAGTCATTTGAGCTACTCCAGTTTTAAAGACACATGCTGCACTTCAGTATTTCTGGACAGCAAATGCAACAAGTCAGTCAAAGATCCTGATGAAGAGCATAAAGAAGCACTGAATGTAACGAGTTTATCACCCCTGCAAGAGCATTCCAAGCACATTGACCCAAGTGCTCTCTTTTCCGTGTCATCTTCTATTGAAAATGAGCTGAATTCTATCTCCTTGtcagagagaagaggagcaaaTAGGAGTGAAAATTTCTTTGAAACTCCTAAAGTGAGTAGGAAAAGCTGCTCACTGCGCAGGAGGCTGCTGTTATCCAAGACCCTTCCAGCTGGCACAACTGCAGGGTGCTGTGAAGAACAGGCTAGCTCTTCCGGAAGCAGCAAGAAAAAATTATTCTCTTCTGTTTTGAGCCCTGAAGAACAGCTATCACAAACTGCTTCAGATTCCCCAAAAAATGGAAGCTACAGACCCCTGACAACTAGCACTTCAAAACCTCAGGACTTTCATCCCGATTGCCCGAAGCGGAGGCTTTCCTTCCTACAACAAAGGACTTCCACGCTGGATGAGTCCAAATGTGCGGAGCCCTTGTTGCTAGAACCAGAATGTTTATCTCCCATTCAGTGCAAGGATGCTGCTGTTAGTACTGCCAATGAATTCAACGAAAGTGTCCTCATGGGTGGAAGTGATGGGTTGCCTGGGATTCCTGCTTACTGTGTGTTACCTGAGGCCCATGAGGGGAAGCTCCTGACTCATATCAACAATCTTGTAGAGAACTTCAACCCTGAACTATGCGATACAAACTCTTCCCCTGTGAAGACGGCAAGTTACCCAGATCTGTCCACACCTGAGGACAGTGGATATAATTCACTTCCTTTGGACAAATCAGGAGATTTATCTGACCACGAGGGATCTTTCCAAGAGTGCTTCCAAAACCATAAAGGAGGTTCCACAACTGTGGATAGTaaaagaaagacaagaaaaCTTGAAAGAGTTAGAAGGCTCTCCACTCTTCGGGAGCAGGGCTCACAGTCAGAGACGGAAGATAATCAGGGCTGTCCTCCTAGTTCAGGAAGTACGgtaacagaaggaagaaactttGTTACTGAGGACCGTGCCTTAGTTTCAGAGCAGCCCAGTGAAGACCTGCTTGTAAGTTATGGAGATCTCTCAAGAACTCCAGCTCTGAAAATGGTTCAGGAAATTTGCTTGCAAAGACAAAGATCAGACCAAAATCAAATATCGGAGAATATTGACACAACGGAAATATTTGCACTAGAATGTGTTCTTGCTGGACTTATTGGCAAGAAAATGGGCCTGGAAAAATTAGATATTTTAACagaattaaaatacagaaatttAAAACATGTTCTTGCTATAGTTTTAGATGCTTTGACAGTTGAAAGCCTATGCAG CATTTGGAAAGTAAGCAAAAACTGGCGTGAAATCATTGTGCAAGATAAGAGTGCAAATGAGAGGAGGAAGTTGTACGTAAAACACCTGAGAGAAGCGGCTGGG GAATCTTTCTTGAAAGCTGAAGATGCTGCCACAAGGCTTCATGTTCTCAACAGATCTGCTCTAAGGCCTGTTCAAGCTCAAGCCAGAACTCCTTTAGCACAGATGCCACCTTCACACATTGAAGTCACGCCCAGGAGATGCAGTTCTGTTCCCCACTCAACTAGCAGACGGGAGGCCTACTTAAAA GTTGCTAAAACTCTGTTCACTGACGAAGCTCTAAAGCCCTGTCCCAGATGTCAATATCCTGCTAAATATCAATTGGTAAAGAAACGGGGACAGTGCAGCAGAGATGTGTGTGCATTTGAGTTTTGTATCTTATGTCTGCAGGCTTTCCATGGGTCAAAAGAATGTAGCAGTTTATCTGCaaaacagaagaacaaaaaagatGCTCCTCCAGGAAGTGcccaaagcaaaagaaatttaaaaagaCTCTAA